In Heterodontus francisci isolate sHetFra1 chromosome 19, sHetFra1.hap1, whole genome shotgun sequence, the sequence GACATCTTAAATTAGATCCTGAGAACAGTCCTTGAATACCCAGACTTGTCAAAAATCGACTCGACTCGTCAAAAATCGATTCGAGGCATCATCTCTGTCAGAGTAGTTTTATTCGAAATGCACGTCACAATGTGGCTGGCTGTTTCTGTGTCAAAAGATAATTTCCGTCATCTGTATTCGCAGTACAGTATAATAAGCAGGTAGTTACACTGAAGGGATAGACTAAGTCAATGCTATATCTTGGAGCGGGTCTGTTTCTGATAGCTGTAAACTATCGTCTGCCTACCCCACAACCACCCCCACCCACTCAAAAAAAACTTTATTCAAATTGGTAACAATGCTCAAGCGGATCTTTTAAAGTCAATCAGAGACAGGTTTGGACGCAGTTCATCTGCAACTCGTGTCACTGCACTGACATTTAAAATGCAATTGGGATAAAACTATTGGAGGTTCATCAGACCCGGCACTGCAAAGAAATGCAAAGTCTTTTTGGTACCGAGAAACATCTTGAATCGTTTCGGGAAGTTCTGGGCCATCCcatccctccctcgctccctcccccGGTGGCGTCACATACGTGTGTACTTTTATTTTGATAATCGCTTCCAAGTCTAGCAGAGCCTGCTGAAATTCCCAGCATCAGGCGAGGCGGACTTCATCCGAGCTAAGTGACAAACTGGGCAAGAGCCCCCGCACTCACTGCAAAGCATCATGCAAGATGGGAGAGCGGCTTTAAAGTACAACTCGGCCCAAATCTGGAGAAATGGTCAGAGCTTGTGATTttttggggaggggggagtgaaagAGATGGATAGATCCGACACTTGCGATCCCTACAGGTGTCCCGCTCGGCGAACGCAATGGATCGTCAGTGCTTTGGCTTATCACTACGGGCTGGACCGGGGAGTTGAAAACGAGATCATCGTCCTGGCCACAGGTCTGGATCAGTACCTCCAGGAAATCTTCCACCACTTGGATTGCCAGGGAGAAGGCAGGATCCCGGGGGAGGATTTCCAGACCCTGTGCGAGATCCTGGGGCTGGATGGGAACTCAGAGGCAGAAGAGTGTGCGGGAATCCTGGAGAAGGTGCCAAAGGAGCTCAGCTTCAGGCAGTTTCACGCCAAACTGTGCGGTCATTTCAGTACCAGAGCCGGCTGCCAGTACGAGACAGGGCGGTTGCTGGTCGGCAAGGAGAGCCAGCACATTGAGACTCAGATCCGATTGAGGAGTCCGCTCAGGCGGAGAAAGAAAACCATTTGCATCGGCCAGTCCGTTTCATCGTTATCTCCTCCAGAGGAGAAGCGCAACAGAGCATCTTCAGTAGACAGGCAGCGGAGAGGGCTGGCGTGCAGACAGCACCATTCCTGCAGCAAGGAATGTTATGAGGACATCGTAGCCTTGGAAGAAGCGGAAGACAAGATCGCCAAGCTAGAACTGGAGAATGAAAGCCTTCGAGAACTGGTGGAGGACATGAGAGCCGCTTTACAGAGCAGCGATGCTCGTTCACTAGCCCTCCAGGTCGGGCTGTGGAAGAGTCACGCCAAGCATGAATCCCAGAACTGCTTCCTCGCCTGGACAAGGTTGGCCACTTCCCGAAATCGCCAAAGCACCGCCAACCAGAGCAAGGGCCTGCAGAGCGTACTGAAGGAGATGGAGCTGATCCGCAGCTCCAGGGATGGGCAGATCGAAGAGGCAATCAGGTTCAACCAGGAGCTGGAGAGGGAGTTGAGCAGATCGCAGGATGCTCTGCTGAAGCTGGAAGAGTGCAACAGGAAGCTGAAGAAGGAGCAATTGCAGATGAGGAAAAGAGTGGAAGAAGCGCGCCAAGCTTTGTTGGGAAGCCTAGAGAAAGTGAAAGAACTGGAAACGAGAGCGAAACAAGTTCCATTCTTACAGAGGAGTGTAGCACAACTGGAATCGGAACTGCAATATTACAGGTAGGACGCGCAGTAAAGAGTATCATACAATAGTCATTTTCATTTGTCAAGTAAGGATTGTTTGCACAAAGCAAGCACTCCAACACTCATTAGAGACCAATTTGATCCAATCTGTAATTGAAGGGCAAGTTTAAATGTTCTAGAACAATAATACATTACAATCGGTTCGGAAATGTTCTAATTTGTGTTTTAAGTTGAAACTCATTGAAACTTTTCGAgacattgaaaataaaataaaaatcctaTTATGCAATCTCCCTCAGGCAAATACACTTCCTACTTTTTAAACATCCGCGATATTACAGGTTGTGTTGTTTTCAAGCTTTAATGTAAGTCCTATCATCTTTTTCCCACTACCAGCCATCTCCTTCCAACCATCCTGCCCCCTTCAACATCACCTCAATGACAAGCATGGAACTCATGGATTTCTTTGGCACTAAGATTGAAACCAtctattcagctgcctctgctacaTCCCTTCCATCCTATTGCCCACCAAGCCAAACTTCACCCTACCTTAGCCCTGAACTCATATCTTTCTCTCGGTTCTCTCCTATCTTCATGCCCTCTCTATGCTCATCTCATCCATGATGAACCCACCTCCTGCTCACTCGACCCTATTCCTACTAAATCACTCACCAGTCAACCTACCTTCCTGGCTCTCATGCTAGATAATATAATAAATAGGTCCCTCTCCTCAGGTATGGTTTCCCTCCCTTTCAAATCTCCACCCTCCTC encodes:
- the efcc1 gene encoding EF-hand and coiled-coil domain-containing protein 1 produces the protein MDRSDTCDPYRCPARRTQWIVSALAYHYGLDRGVENEIIVLATGLDQYLQEIFHHLDCQGEGRIPGEDFQTLCEILGLDGNSEAEECAGILEKVPKELSFRQFHAKLCGHFSTRAGCQYETGRLLVGKESQHIETQIRLRSPLRRRKKTICIGQSVSSLSPPEEKRNRASSVDRQRRGLACRQHHSCSKECYEDIVALEEAEDKIAKLELENESLRELVEDMRAALQSSDARSLALQVGLWKSHAKHESQNCFLAWTRLATSRNRQSTANQSKGLQSVLKEMELIRSSRDGQIEEAIRFNQELERELSRSQDALLKLEECNRKLKKEQLQMRKRVEEARQALLGSLEKVKELETRAKQVPFLQRSVAQLESELQYYRSEVMKLQFLQPNIPEQRSPFTSYEWKGCLPVHQERRSPIEDTETSAYNIEEQLFRSVEGQAASDEEDEKWTEDQKSQVKEVKKLLTRLCCCGNCCDDKSIRKLMSEFGNVRSDESNSAILELVEKVAKLKEQLELKEYETQQMETSMDQLKGSLLCELQRKVDETELLQMELQMLETERVRLSLIEEKLMDVLQLLQQLRDLNVSRRSLGKILLSTLESCNNPQHGKAHILEVLNALYHELAACELLTGKPLEKTQSHQSLVNPLLISC